In Acidovorax sp. 106, the following proteins share a genomic window:
- a CDS encoding ABC transporter permease yields MTAHHTMTTTPAQAAAAAAAPTMPMAPMGAARPTASWQQRTGLVLIGLLAVWALLGPWLVGASPIEQNLRNQLATPGAEHWLGTDVLGRSWLARLAHATQLSLGMAVLAALSAAVPGTLLGVLAAWRGGRTERVLVMLADAVLAIPGLLLVLLIAALAPGQLWALYVGMATALWVEYFRVCRAMARPVLAGDAVQASRLLGFGQAYVLRRHLLPALAPTLGTLLAFTTAQAVLALAALGFVGVGAQAPTAELGLMITEAMPYYEEAPWLIAAPTAVLLWLVAAMMLIQPEREAA; encoded by the coding sequence ATGACCGCGCACCACACAATGACGACGACCCCGGCGCAGGCGGCTGCTGCAGCAGCAGCACCGACCATGCCCATGGCCCCCATGGGCGCAGCAAGACCCACTGCTTCATGGCAGCAACGCACGGGCCTGGTGCTGATCGGCCTGCTGGCCGTGTGGGCGCTGCTGGGCCCCTGGCTGGTGGGCGCCAGCCCCATTGAGCAAAACCTACGCAACCAATTGGCCACGCCCGGTGCCGAGCACTGGCTGGGCACCGACGTGCTGGGCCGCTCGTGGCTGGCGCGGCTGGCGCATGCCACGCAGCTATCGCTGGGCATGGCCGTGCTGGCGGCCCTGAGCGCTGCCGTGCCCGGCACCCTGCTGGGCGTGCTGGCGGCATGGCGCGGCGGGCGCACCGAGCGGGTGCTGGTCATGCTGGCCGATGCGGTGCTGGCCATACCCGGCCTGCTGCTGGTGCTGCTGATTGCGGCGCTGGCCCCCGGCCAGTTGTGGGCGCTGTACGTAGGTATGGCGACTGCGCTGTGGGTCGAATACTTTCGCGTGTGCCGGGCCATGGCCCGCCCTGTGCTGGCGGGCGACGCGGTGCAGGCATCGCGCCTGCTGGGCTTTGGCCAGGCCTATGTGCTGCGCCGCCACCTGCTGCCCGCACTGGCCCCCACGCTGGGCACGCTGCTGGCCTTTACCACCGCGCAGGCCGTGCTGGCACTGGCGGCACTGGGCTTTGTGGGCGTGGGCGCGCAGGCCCCCACGGCCGAGCTGGGCCTGATGATCACCGAGGCCATGCCTTATTACGAAGAAGCCCCGTGGCTGATTGCTGCCCCCACCGCCGTGCTGCTGTGGCTGGTGGCCGCCATGATGCTGATCCAACCTGAGCGGGAGGCCGCATGA
- a CDS encoding ABC transporter permease — translation MNPLSRNPWLHMLGRRGLQVVALALIIGTLCFFMVRALPGDLAMRVAASRYGLDLVSGAAADAVRAELGLNQSALQGLLGWWRDMATLNLGQSLITQRPVWVEVAHHLGATLRLSAAALAVALAVGVPLGLWAGLRPGRWADRASWALAVALRGTPPFLLSVLLMLLVAVHWGFLPVAGDDDSASLVLPALALGLGLGAGLARVTRSAMQEVAQSPAFEFARTKGLSDMQALVRHGLRAVAVPVVAYLGVQTLFLVEGALVVETVFAWPGIGHALVHAIFGRDIPVVQGAALAMALLFVVFNLLLDAACVALDPRQQRGVSA, via the coding sequence ATGAACCCCCTTTCTCGCAACCCCTGGCTGCACATGCTGGGGCGGCGCGGCCTGCAGGTGGTGGCGCTGGCGCTCATCATCGGCACGCTGTGCTTTTTCATGGTGCGCGCGCTGCCGGGTGACCTGGCCATGCGCGTGGCCGCCAGCCGCTATGGGCTGGATTTGGTCAGCGGCGCGGCGGCCGACGCCGTGCGCGCCGAGCTGGGCCTGAACCAGAGCGCCCTGCAGGGCCTGCTGGGCTGGTGGCGCGACATGGCCACGCTGAACCTGGGCCAGTCGCTCATCACCCAGCGCCCGGTGTGGGTGGAGGTGGCCCACCACCTGGGCGCCACGCTGCGCCTGTCTGCCGCCGCGCTGGCGGTGGCGCTGGCCGTGGGCGTGCCCCTGGGCCTGTGGGCGGGCCTGCGCCCTGGCCGCTGGGCCGACCGCGCCAGTTGGGCGCTGGCCGTGGCGTTGCGCGGCACGCCGCCGTTTTTGCTGTCGGTGCTGCTAATGCTGCTGGTGGCGGTGCACTGGGGCTTTTTGCCCGTGGCGGGCGACGACGATAGCGCCAGCCTGGTGCTGCCCGCCCTGGCGCTGGGCCTGGGCCTGGGCGCAGGGCTGGCCCGCGTCACCCGCAGCGCCATGCAAGAGGTGGCGCAGTCGCCCGCGTTTGAGTTTGCCCGCACCAAGGGGCTGAGCGATATGCAGGCGCTGGTGCGCCACGGCCTGCGCGCGGTGGCCGTGCCGGTGGTGGCCTACCTGGGCGTGCAAACGCTGTTTTTGGTGGAAGGCGCGCTGGTGGTGGAAACCGTGTTTGCCTGGCCCGGCATTGGCCACGCGCTGGTCCATGCCATCTTTGGCCGCGACATTCCGGTGGTGCAAGGCGCGGCGCTGGCCATGGCGCTGCTGTTTGTGGTGTTCAACCTGCTGTTGGATGCCGCCTGCGTGGCGCTAGACCCGCGCCAACAAAGAGGAGTGTCCGCATGA